GTTAATTGTTCGTCAAAAAGGAAAAGGTACATTTGTTGCTGAAAAAAAGTATGAACAAACACTGAAAGGAATTACTAGTTTTTCTGAAGACATGCGAGCACGGGGATTAGAGCCTTCCACCACACTCATTAGTTTTGGGGAAGAATCTGCAGATACATTCGTTGCAAATAAGCTAAATATCGGTCCTGGTGATTCCGTATTTAAGATCTACCGATTGCGACTAGCGAATCAATCACCTTTAGCTATTGAAACTGTTTATACGCCTAGAAAAATTGTAGGAGATATGACAAAAAAAGATTTTACTGCATCGTTTTATGATTATATAGAAAGAGAGTTACCGTACAAAATCGAATATGGTGAACAAGAAATAGAAGCAGCGATTGCGAATGAAACGGAGCTAAAATATTTAAAGCTTTCTGCCGGAAGCCCAGTCCTCTTAATTCAACGACTTACATACTTATCCAACAAAGCGCCTTTTGAATATGTCCGAACCGTATACAGGGGTGACAAATACAAGTTTACGATTAATATGAAAAGATAAAAAGTGAAAAACGACTAAATCCTCCTAATGAATAGGAGGATTTATTTTTGATAAGACAAGTCCTGTCGAATACTAAGGATTCTATCATTTTTTGTCAACCAAAAAGTGGAAATCACTGACAGGATTCGAACAATTTCTTTCAATCCTTACGATATGATGAGAGAAAGTATTTATGCGAAAGGATGAAGGACGTGCCATATTATTACTTTAAAGAGCTATGGTCCCCTCTCTCATTTATCGGTATCCGCTTCTTTATTGATAGTGAAGAGCGCAGGCTATGGATCAAGTATAGAAACCATCCCCGTCGCCCTTTATTTCATTCATCAAAAAATAATAAAAAGCCTGCTTAGTCCTCTGAATAAGGGGATTTTTTTATTGAAAAAAGACCCTTGCTAGGTGCAAAGGCCAATGTTCCATGCTGTAAAGGGAAGTCAAATGACTTAGCATGAATCCCCATCATTTTATCACATCAAAAAACCGGAATCAATTTAATATTCAAAAAAATGAATAAATAATCATATACAAGTCATATTTTATTCATTTTTTGAATATTCATTCACCGAGAAAACAAAATGGATTTACAGTACAAAAGATATATATCTTATTGCCATATGAAACGAAAAAAGATAAAATAGAACTAATACTTTATGCATGTTTCGACATTTTACGATAATGGCAAACCAGTTGAAAAATTGGGACGCAAAGCCACGGACCTAACGCTTCCACGCTATGGTAGCCGAGCCGCCGGAAATAAAGAGCTAAAAAGAC
This Bacillaceae bacterium S4-13-56 DNA region includes the following protein-coding sequences:
- a CDS encoding GntR family transcriptional regulator → MIDKNSPLPIYYQLEEEIRNLIHSGQLAPGEKLPSEKEYVERYSISRMTVRQAITNLVLEGLIVRQKGKGTFVAEKKYEQTLKGITSFSEDMRARGLEPSTTLISFGEESADTFVANKLNIGPGDSVFKIYRLRLANQSPLAIETVYTPRKIVGDMTKKDFTASFYDYIERELPYKIEYGEQEIEAAIANETELKYLKLSAGSPVLLIQRLTYLSNKAPFEYVRTVYRGDKYKFTINMKR